The following proteins come from a genomic window of Dreissena polymorpha isolate Duluth1 chromosome 1, UMN_Dpol_1.0, whole genome shotgun sequence:
- the LOC127850385 gene encoding uncharacterized protein LOC127850385, whose translation MKVMNTKMSLQLLVALGLISGSFACSCLDMTVNERFCTGNFAAIIYVEGGQEVVDFERISNSFIAILTRNDRIYDIRILETLRGNIQQADKNHLKVGTHSCGVTFQVNKYYVITGHASDGQPLTTNMCQFIRMFDSHPAGSFQVPTCPAPPRPVFKLPDLIISTEN comes from the exons TGATGAACACAAAGATGTCTCTTCAATTGCTGGTTGCACTGGGGCTTATCAGCGGCAGTTTTGCTTGTTCCTGTCTTGACATGACCGTGAATGAAAGATTCTGTACAGGAAACTTCG CTGCAATCATCTACGTAGAAGGGGGTCAGGAAGTGGTCGACTTTGAAAGGATCTCAAATAGTTTCATCGCGATATTGACAAGAAACGACAGGATTTATGACATTCGCATACTCGAGACATTGAGAGGAAAC ATACAACAAGCTGACAAGAATCATTTGAAAGTGGGCACACACAGTTGCGGGGTTACCTTTCAAGTAAACAAGTACTACGTTATAACAG GTCACGCATCCGACGGCCAGCCATTGACGACAAACATGTGCCAATTCATAAGGATGTTTGACAGCCACCCAGCCGGAAGTTTTCAAGTCCCTACCTGCCCTGCACCTCCTCGACCTGTGTTCAAATTACCCGATCTGATCATTTCGACTGaaaattaa
- the LOC127850386 gene encoding metalloproteinase inhibitor 3-like, with the protein MNIAYVLFALSAAVFCYGEACRCGFEKKSDNYCRAEWAAILYVEGVQEVVDRIYDIRILETLKGNIQQADKNHLKTVRNSCGVPLQVNKYYVISGGVSDGHTLTTDLCKFIRKFDSNPAGSVQVPTCPASSRRAKPKLPKLIIST; encoded by the exons ATGAATATTGCTTACGTGCTGTTTGCGTTGTCGGCTGCAGTATTCTGCTACGGAGAAGCATGCCGATGCGGATTTGAGAAGAAAAGTGACAACTATTGCAGAGCCGAATGGg CGGCAATCCTCTACGTAGAAGGAGTTCAGGAAGTGGTCGACAGGATTTATGACATTCGCATACTGGAGACATTGAAAGGAAAC ATACAACAAGCGGACAAGAATCATTTGAAAACTGTCAGAAATAGTTGTGGGGTTCCCTTGCAAGTAAACAAGTACTACGTAATATCAG GTGGCGTATCCGACGGCCATACATTGACGACAGACTTGTGCAAATTCATTAGGAAGTTTGACAGCAACCCAGCCGGAAGCGTCCAAGTCCCTACCTGCCCTGCATCTTCTCGACGTGCAAAGCCAAAATTACCCAAACTAATAATTTCGACTTAA